One Weissella coleopterorum DNA segment encodes these proteins:
- a CDS encoding TatD family hydrolase, protein MAIYDPTKRPTDAYDTHTHLNDETLWIDPAAYWARAREHRVMEMNVVGYNKIGNERAIELAQTLEGVHATVGWQTEDLANFDSQEMLILEQQLANPNVVGVGETGLDYYWPENPGHEVQKGALKNQLYLAHSMHKPVTIHSRDAFDDTYDILSNSNVSEFGGVMHSFTGGPEEAKRFLDLGMYISFSGIVTFNNAQEIKDAAKVVPLDRLLVETDAPFLAPVPLRGKTNEPMFVKYVLENLAEQLEMSYNDLAKITTDNAHRLWHTHNED, encoded by the coding sequence ATGGCAATTTATGATCCAACCAAGCGTCCCACTGATGCTTATGACACACACACACATTTAAACGACGAGACACTTTGGATTGATCCTGCCGCATATTGGGCACGAGCACGAGAGCATCGTGTGATGGAAATGAACGTCGTTGGTTACAATAAAATTGGGAATGAACGTGCCATTGAGTTGGCGCAAACCTTAGAGGGCGTACATGCAACGGTTGGTTGGCAGACAGAAGACCTGGCTAACTTTGACAGCCAAGAAATGCTTATTTTAGAACAACAATTAGCCAATCCCAATGTGGTTGGTGTTGGGGAAACGGGATTAGATTACTATTGGCCTGAAAATCCCGGACATGAAGTTCAAAAGGGTGCTTTAAAGAATCAATTATATTTGGCGCATTCAATGCACAAGCCGGTAACAATTCATTCACGAGATGCATTTGACGATACATATGATATTTTAAGTAATAGTAATGTATCAGAATTTGGTGGCGTAATGCATTCCTTTACCGGTGGACCGGAAGAAGCTAAGCGTTTCCTTGATCTTGGAATGTATATTTCATTTTCAGGGATTGTAACATTTAATAACGCCCAAGAAATTAAAGATGCCGCCAAAGTGGTACCATTAGATCGGCTTCTAGTAGAAACAGATGCACCATTCTTGGCTCCAGTACCATTACGTGGTAAAACGAATGAACCAATGTTTGTAAAGTACGTTTTAGAGAATTTAGCGGAACAATTAGAAATGTCTTATAACGATTTAGCAAAAATAACGACAGATAATGCACATCGACTCTGGCATACACACAATGAAGATTAA
- the rnmV gene encoding ribonuclease M5 — translation MKINEIIIVEGKSDTEKVKRAVEADTIETNGSALDPMTQNTIVRAANARGVIVFTDPDFNGERIRKIVTQIAPNAKHAFLTKDEAGAQIKHHSLGIEYATIEIIQKTLQQVAGETSDAHISDITRKDLLNWGLINGSKAASRRTYLAERLNLGYVNGKQFMKRIQMFGIQRKELLEVLAELE, via the coding sequence ATGAAGATTAACGAAATTATTATTGTTGAGGGTAAATCAGATACTGAAAAAGTAAAAAGAGCAGTTGAGGCTGATACCATTGAAACAAATGGATCGGCTTTAGACCCTATGACACAGAATACGATTGTTCGAGCGGCTAATGCGCGCGGGGTTATTGTTTTCACGGATCCGGACTTTAATGGGGAAAGAATCCGAAAAATTGTTACTCAAATTGCGCCTAATGCTAAACATGCTTTTTTAACTAAGGATGAGGCTGGTGCTCAAATTAAACATCATAGTTTGGGGATTGAGTATGCGACAATCGAAATAATTCAAAAGACCTTGCAACAGGTAGCCGGAGAAACAAGTGATGCACATATTTCTGATATTACTAGAAAAGATTTATTAAATTGGGGACTCATTAATGGATCCAAAGCAGCATCACGCCGCACATATTTAGCTGAACGGCTGAATTTAGGATATGTGAACGGAAAACAATTTATGAAACGAATTCAAATGTTTGGGATTCAAAGAAAAGAGCTGCTTGAAGTGCTAGCTGAGCTAGAATAA